The proteins below come from a single Rhodococcus sp. WMMA185 genomic window:
- a CDS encoding TetR/AcrR family transcriptional regulator yields the protein MPDQGTAPSKRTAEQSRSMIVEAAGRAFATRPYSEITLKEIAEDAGVSAPLIIKYFGSKEQLFDALVDFRAAAELVFSGPLDGLGARMVSLFARPLEPYKPLSVSILFMSGPSEESSRKLRANYSSQMVDALAERLTGPDARLRAELALSMLTGLAIMRRRMMQEHATGTPDEVVAHYAPLVQELLDG from the coding sequence ATGCCGGATCAGGGAACGGCTCCGTCGAAGCGTACGGCCGAGCAGTCGCGGTCGATGATCGTCGAGGCAGCGGGACGGGCGTTCGCCACACGTCCGTACAGCGAGATCACGCTCAAGGAAATCGCCGAGGATGCGGGGGTCAGCGCGCCGCTGATCATCAAGTATTTCGGGTCGAAGGAACAGTTGTTCGATGCACTCGTCGACTTCCGTGCCGCAGCGGAGTTGGTGTTCAGCGGGCCGCTGGACGGGCTCGGTGCGCGGATGGTGTCGCTGTTCGCGCGCCCGCTGGAACCGTACAAGCCGCTGTCGGTGAGCATCCTGTTCATGAGTGGCCCCAGTGAGGAGAGCAGCCGCAAGCTGCGCGCCAACTATTCGTCACAGATGGTCGACGCACTCGCAGAGCGACTGACCGGCCCGGACGCTCGGCTGCGGGCCGAACTGGCGCTGTCGATGCTGACCGGCCTCGCGATAATGCGTCGCAGAATGATGCAGGAGCACGCCACGGGAACCCCGGACGAGGTGGTGGCGCACTATGCGCCACTGGTTCAGGAGCTGCTCGACGGCTGA
- a CDS encoding RidA family protein translates to MPHTIVNPSALHDPIPFGYSHTAAIPAGTELVFVSGQYGSGTDGAVISTDFAAQVERAFENLGVALAAHGLDLSHVVQLRTYVVDPDFEKLSVIGQAVQRCGDIPPTQTVIGVAGLAMPDIRFEVEALAARP, encoded by the coding sequence ATGCCCCACACCATCGTCAACCCCTCCGCGTTGCACGACCCGATCCCGTTCGGCTACAGCCACACCGCCGCGATCCCTGCCGGCACGGAATTGGTATTCGTGTCGGGTCAGTACGGATCTGGCACCGACGGCGCGGTCATCTCTACCGACTTCGCCGCGCAGGTGGAGCGGGCATTCGAGAACCTGGGGGTCGCCCTCGCCGCCCACGGGCTCGACCTCAGCCACGTCGTCCAACTCCGGACGTACGTGGTGGATCCCGACTTCGAGAAGCTCTCGGTCATCGGTCAGGCCGTGCAGCGCTGCGGCGACATCCCTCCCACCCAAACCGTGATCGGGGTCGCCGGTCTGGCCATGCCCGACATCCGCTTCGAAGTCGAGGCTTTGGCCGCCCGCCCCTGA
- the recR gene encoding recombination mediator RecR — protein sequence MYEGPVQDLIDELGKLPGVGPKSAQRIAFHILGVEPPEIDRLVSALKRVRDGVQFCDVCGTVSDGEKCRICADPRRDRTVICVVEEPKDVQAVERTREFKGRYHVLGGALDPLSGVGPDQLRIRELLARIGNQDDGVDVTEVIIATDPNTEGEATATYLVRMLRDFPGLTVSRLASGLPMGGDLEFADELTLGRALSGRRTL from the coding sequence GTGTACGAAGGTCCGGTTCAGGATCTGATCGACGAACTCGGCAAGCTGCCCGGTGTCGGGCCTAAAAGCGCGCAGCGCATCGCATTCCACATACTCGGTGTCGAACCGCCGGAGATCGACCGGCTCGTCAGCGCCCTGAAGCGGGTGCGCGACGGCGTGCAGTTCTGTGATGTGTGCGGCACCGTCTCCGATGGGGAGAAGTGCCGCATCTGTGCGGACCCGCGACGCGACCGCACGGTGATCTGCGTGGTTGAGGAGCCGAAAGATGTGCAGGCAGTGGAACGCACGCGTGAGTTCAAGGGCCGCTATCACGTGCTCGGCGGTGCCCTGGACCCACTGTCGGGTGTCGGGCCGGATCAACTTCGCATCCGGGAGTTGCTCGCGCGCATCGGCAATCAAGATGACGGTGTCGATGTCACCGAGGTGATCATTGCGACCGATCCGAACACCGAGGGGGAGGCCACCGCGACGTACCTCGTGCGGATGCTCCGGGATTTCCCCGGACTGACGGTCAGCCGGCTCGCCTCCGGGTTGCCGATGGGCGGCGACCTCGAGTTTGCCGATGAGCTCACGCTGGGACGGGCGTTGTCGGGAAGACGCACACTGTGA
- a CDS encoding FAD-binding oxidoreductase: protein MKNARRLRRGAHRAPTLTGFDAHRAGVERLLASYRAIPTNTDVRLAKKTSNLFRARARTRAPGLDVSGLSGVISIDPQARTADVAGMCTYEDLVDATLPYGLAPLVVPQLKTITLGGAVTGLGIESTSFRNGLPHESVLEMDILTGSGDIVTATPEGENSDLFWGFPNSYGTLGYATRLRIQLEPVKPYVALRYLRFDSLDELQAVMDRVVNDHVYDGTSVDYLDGVVFTEAESYLVLGHQTDEAGPLSDYTGENIYYRSIQHSSVEHPKTDKLTIRDYLWRWDTDWFWCSRAFGAQNPTIRRLWPKRLLRSSFYWKLVALDRRYGIGDRREKLAGNPLRERVVQDVEVPIERTTDFLRWFLAEIPIEPLWLCPLRLREPTPAGASSQRPWPLYPLEPKRTYVNIGFWSSVPIVPGEPEGAANRLIEDKVTEFDGHKSLYSDAFYSREDFERLYYGGDRYAGLKKHYDPDSRLLDLFSKAVLRR from the coding sequence TTGAAAAACGCGCGCCGACTTCGACGAGGTGCGCATCGCGCTCCGACCCTTACCGGGTTCGATGCACACCGTGCCGGCGTCGAACGCCTCCTCGCGTCCTACCGCGCGATCCCCACGAACACCGACGTGCGACTGGCGAAGAAGACGTCCAATCTCTTCCGCGCCCGCGCACGTACGCGCGCTCCGGGTCTCGACGTGTCCGGCCTGTCCGGGGTCATCTCCATCGACCCGCAGGCCCGAACTGCCGATGTCGCCGGAATGTGCACATATGAAGACCTGGTCGACGCCACCCTGCCGTACGGCTTGGCACCCCTGGTGGTTCCGCAACTCAAGACCATCACGCTCGGTGGCGCCGTCACCGGACTCGGGATCGAATCGACCTCGTTCCGCAACGGCCTGCCGCACGAGTCGGTCCTCGAAATGGACATCCTGACCGGGAGCGGCGACATCGTCACCGCGACCCCGGAGGGCGAGAACTCGGATCTGTTCTGGGGATTTCCGAATTCCTACGGAACCCTCGGCTACGCGACCCGGCTGCGAATCCAGCTCGAGCCGGTCAAACCGTATGTGGCACTGCGCTATCTGCGCTTCGATTCCCTCGACGAACTGCAGGCGGTCATGGACCGGGTGGTAAACGATCACGTCTACGACGGAACAAGCGTCGACTATCTGGACGGCGTGGTCTTCACCGAAGCCGAGAGCTACCTGGTCCTGGGCCATCAAACCGACGAAGCCGGTCCTCTCAGCGACTACACCGGTGAGAACATCTACTACCGGTCGATCCAGCACTCATCCGTCGAACATCCAAAGACGGACAAACTCACCATTCGAGACTATCTGTGGCGCTGGGACACCGACTGGTTCTGGTGCTCGCGTGCATTCGGCGCACAAAATCCGACCATTCGCCGACTTTGGCCGAAGAGGCTTCTCCGGAGCAGCTTCTACTGGAAACTCGTCGCCCTCGACCGCAGGTACGGCATCGGTGATCGGCGTGAAAAGCTCGCGGGAAATCCGCTGCGCGAACGCGTGGTTCAAGATGTCGAAGTCCCCATCGAACGGACCACGGACTTCCTTCGCTGGTTCCTTGCGGAGATCCCCATCGAACCGTTGTGGCTATGCCCCCTGCGGTTGCGCGAACCCACCCCCGCCGGAGCATCCTCACAGCGCCCCTGGCCCCTGTACCCACTCGAGCCCAAGCGCACCTACGTCAACATCGGCTTCTGGTCATCGGTGCCGATCGTTCCGGGCGAACCGGAAGGGGCAGCGAATCGACTGATCGAAGACAAGGTCACCGAATTCGATGGCCACAAGTCGCTCTACTCCGACGCCTTCTACTCACGCGAAGACTTCGAACGGCTCTATTACGGAGGCGATCGATACGCGGGTCTGAAGAAACACTACGACCCGGACTCACGGTTACTGGACCTATTCTCCAAGGCGGTGCTACGTCGATGA
- a CDS encoding 3-hydroxyacyl-CoA dehydrogenase NAD-binding domain-containing protein produces MSEQNIINWEQDADGIVVLTIDDPNQGANTMNDAYLSSMKATVDRLVEEKDSITGVVLTSGKKTFFAGGDLKNMIQVGPENAADVQSFGVSAKQDLRRLETLGKPVVAAINGAALGGGLEIALATHHRIAADVKGVKIGLPEVTLGLLPGGGGVVRTVRLLGLQNALMQVLLQGQQRGPVQAKEVGLVDEVVASIEELVPAAKAWIKANPEGGVQPWDKKGYKIPGGTPSTPGLAANLPAFPANLRKQLKGAPMPAPRAIMAAAVESTQVDIDNAFLIEARYFTSLVTGQVAKNMIQAFFFDLQAINSGASRPKGIDKTPITKVGVLGAGMMGAGIAYVSAKAGFDVVLKDVTIEAANKGKAYSEGIEAKALSRGKTTEEKSKALLDRIKPTADPADFAGVDFVIEAVFESQELKHKVFQEIEDIVDPKALLGSNTSTLPITGLATGVKRQEDFIGIHFFSPVDKMPLVEIIRGEKTSDEALARVFDYVQAIRKTPIVVNDSRGFFTSRVIGTFINEAIRMLAEGVEPATIEQAGLQAGYPAAPLQLSDELNLTLMQKIRKETAQAAEAEGKELPADPAGDVINTLVEKFDRKGKLGGAGFYDYADGKRTGLWSGLRETFGAKELEVPFQDLVERMLFIEAIETQKCFDEGVLLTTADANIGSIMGIGFPAWTGGVAQYIQGYEGGQAGFVKRAEELAAKYGERFTPPASLKK; encoded by the coding sequence GTGAGCGAGCAGAACATCATCAACTGGGAGCAGGACGCCGACGGTATCGTCGTGCTCACCATCGACGATCCCAACCAGGGCGCCAACACAATGAACGACGCCTACCTCTCCTCGATGAAGGCGACCGTCGACCGCCTCGTCGAGGAGAAAGACTCCATCACCGGCGTCGTCCTCACCTCCGGCAAGAAGACGTTCTTCGCGGGTGGCGACCTCAAGAACATGATTCAGGTCGGCCCGGAGAACGCCGCCGATGTCCAGAGTTTCGGCGTCTCGGCCAAGCAGGACCTGCGTCGCCTCGAGACTCTCGGTAAGCCGGTCGTCGCCGCTATCAACGGCGCCGCACTCGGCGGTGGCCTCGAGATCGCGCTTGCTACGCATCACCGCATCGCCGCGGATGTCAAGGGCGTCAAGATCGGGCTTCCCGAGGTCACCCTCGGTCTGCTTCCTGGCGGAGGCGGTGTGGTGCGCACCGTCCGGCTGCTCGGTCTGCAGAACGCGCTCATGCAGGTGCTGCTGCAGGGGCAGCAGCGCGGACCCGTGCAGGCCAAGGAAGTCGGACTCGTCGACGAGGTCGTGGCCTCGATCGAGGAACTGGTACCTGCGGCGAAGGCGTGGATCAAGGCCAACCCCGAGGGGGGCGTACAGCCTTGGGACAAGAAGGGCTACAAGATCCCCGGCGGCACCCCGTCCACCCCGGGCCTCGCAGCCAACCTCCCCGCGTTCCCGGCGAACCTGCGTAAGCAGCTCAAGGGTGCACCCATGCCGGCTCCGCGTGCCATCATGGCGGCCGCAGTCGAGAGCACGCAGGTCGACATCGACAACGCATTCCTGATCGAGGCGCGTTACTTCACGTCTCTGGTCACCGGTCAGGTCGCGAAGAACATGATCCAGGCGTTCTTCTTCGATCTCCAGGCCATCAACTCCGGCGCCTCACGGCCGAAGGGCATCGACAAGACCCCGATCACCAAGGTCGGCGTGCTCGGGGCCGGCATGATGGGCGCCGGAATCGCGTACGTATCGGCGAAGGCAGGGTTCGACGTTGTTCTGAAGGACGTCACCATCGAGGCAGCGAACAAGGGCAAGGCCTACTCCGAGGGCATCGAGGCCAAGGCACTCTCGCGCGGCAAGACCACCGAGGAGAAGTCGAAGGCCCTGCTCGACCGGATCAAGCCGACCGCCGACCCGGCCGACTTCGCCGGTGTCGATTTCGTCATCGAGGCAGTGTTCGAGAGCCAGGAACTCAAGCACAAGGTGTTCCAGGAGATCGAAGACATCGTCGATCCCAAGGCTCTGCTGGGCTCGAACACGTCGACTCTGCCGATCACCGGCCTTGCTACGGGGGTGAAGCGTCAGGAGGATTTCATCGGAATCCACTTCTTCTCACCCGTCGACAAGATGCCGCTCGTAGAGATCATCCGCGGAGAGAAGACGTCCGACGAGGCACTGGCCCGGGTATTCGACTACGTACAGGCCATTCGGAAGACCCCGATCGTGGTCAACGACTCCCGTGGCTTCTTCACCTCGCGCGTCATCGGCACGTTCATCAACGAGGCGATCCGCATGCTGGCGGAGGGTGTCGAGCCTGCCACCATCGAGCAGGCAGGACTGCAGGCCGGTTACCCGGCGGCACCGTTGCAGCTGTCGGATGAGCTGAACCTCACGCTGATGCAGAAGATCCGCAAGGAGACCGCACAGGCAGCCGAGGCGGAGGGCAAAGAACTGCCGGCCGACCCAGCTGGCGATGTCATCAACACTCTCGTCGAGAAGTTCGACCGCAAGGGCAAGCTCGGCGGTGCCGGGTTCTACGACTACGCCGACGGCAAGCGCACCGGCCTGTGGTCCGGGCTGCGGGAGACCTTCGGGGCCAAGGAACTCGAGGTTCCGTTCCAGGATCTCGTCGAGCGCATGTTGTTCATCGAGGCCATCGAGACCCAGAAGTGCTTCGACGAGGGCGTGCTTCTCACCACGGCCGACGCCAATATCGGCTCGATCATGGGTATCGGGTTCCCCGCATGGACCGGCGGTGTGGCGCAGTACATTCAGGGCTACGAGGGCGGCCAGGCCGGCTTCGTCAAGCGCGCCGAAGAGCTCGCCGCCAAGTACGGTGAGCGCTTCACGCCGCCGGCTTCACTGAAGAAGTAG
- a CDS encoding SRPBCC family protein translates to MGQVSASSSITVAATPEETLAALADYESVRPRILGEQYLDYRVLEGGQGDGTVAQWTLKATENRSRDVKATVSVAGNTITETDANSSLVTTWEVAPSGSGSTVTTTTRWKGAGGIGGFFERTFAPRGLEKIQAQVLANLERELA, encoded by the coding sequence GTGGGCCAGGTCAGCGCAAGCAGTTCGATCACCGTCGCAGCTACCCCCGAGGAGACTCTCGCGGCACTGGCCGACTACGAATCGGTGCGTCCGCGCATTCTCGGTGAGCAGTACCTGGATTACCGCGTCCTCGAGGGCGGACAAGGCGACGGAACAGTGGCGCAGTGGACGTTGAAGGCCACCGAGAATCGGTCGCGTGACGTCAAGGCCACGGTCTCGGTGGCGGGCAACACGATTACCGAGACGGATGCGAACTCCTCGCTCGTTACCACCTGGGAAGTGGCCCCCAGTGGTAGCGGCTCGACGGTGACCACGACGACCCGATGGAAGGGCGCAGGCGGTATCGGTGGGTTCTTCGAGAGAACTTTCGCACCACGCGGGCTCGAGAAGATCCAGGCGCAGGTGCTCGCAAATCTCGAGCGTGAACTCGCCTGA
- a CDS encoding helix-turn-helix transcriptional regulator, whose translation MSEFSPKVSGVRASRLLDLLVRLQLRGGTSATELAAALEVSVRTVYRDVEALSAAGVPIYTEVGRGGGIRIDPAYRIAGLPRLDADEARGVLFAIVPTIADQLGFDAAAADRTLLPAMERTTETAARVVRDRLLVEPTHWFVPPDEAPALADIAKAVWESREVRLTYRGTEVVVRPLGLILKGSTWYLLGQVWRGAEKPYRLFRLSRVEEVELREIPFERPSGFDLAAAWAEHRRTFLASLPEYFVTVRVAPAAEPLLALLDEGSPELPLPADVERDEHGWARLRLRFERSPDDTARHLLRLGADIEVLDPPELRNRMARAAAGLAALYRDGR comes from the coding sequence GTGTCAGAGTTTTCGCCTAAAGTTTCCGGGGTGCGCGCGAGCCGACTTCTCGATCTTCTGGTGCGGCTCCAGCTGCGGGGTGGCACATCCGCCACCGAGTTGGCAGCCGCGCTCGAGGTATCGGTGCGCACCGTCTACCGCGACGTGGAGGCGCTGAGCGCCGCCGGCGTGCCGATCTACACCGAGGTCGGGCGGGGCGGTGGGATCCGGATCGATCCGGCCTACCGCATCGCCGGGCTCCCACGGCTCGACGCCGACGAAGCGCGGGGGGTTCTGTTCGCGATCGTCCCGACGATTGCCGACCAGCTCGGATTCGACGCTGCCGCCGCCGACCGCACGCTCTTGCCCGCGATGGAGCGAACGACGGAGACGGCCGCCCGCGTCGTGCGCGATCGGCTGCTCGTGGAGCCGACCCACTGGTTCGTGCCGCCGGACGAGGCACCGGCACTCGCCGATATCGCGAAGGCGGTGTGGGAATCGCGCGAGGTCCGGCTGACGTACCGCGGCACCGAAGTCGTCGTCCGGCCGCTCGGCCTGATCCTCAAGGGCTCTACCTGGTACCTCCTCGGGCAGGTGTGGCGCGGAGCCGAGAAGCCGTACCGTCTGTTTCGACTTTCGCGCGTCGAGGAGGTCGAGCTGCGCGAGATCCCCTTCGAGCGGCCATCCGGCTTCGACCTGGCTGCGGCGTGGGCGGAGCATCGACGGACCTTCCTCGCCTCGCTCCCCGAGTACTTCGTGACCGTGCGCGTCGCCCCAGCCGCCGAGCCGCTCCTCGCGCTCCTGGACGAAGGGTCGCCCGAGCTGCCCCTCCCTGCCGACGTCGAGCGCGACGAGCACGGTTGGGCCCGGCTCCGCCTGCGCTTCGAGCGCAGTCCCGACGACACCGCCCGGCACCTGTTGCGCCTCGGCGCCGACATCGAGGTCCTCGATCCACCTGAGCTGCGCAATCGAATGGCGCGCGCCGCTGCCGGGCTCGCGGCCCTGTACCGCGACGGGCGCTGA
- a CDS encoding class I SAM-dependent methyltransferase: MTTLKASGSPDHKLAIAEIVETLSDGELPLRFSAYDGSAVGPEDAPYGLHLKSTRGTTYLATAPGDLGMARAYVSGDLEASGVHPGDPYEILRVMGDELQFRRPSAKTLATITRSLGWDLLRPIAPPPQEHLPRWRRIAEGLRHSKSRDADAIHHHYDVSNTFYEHVLGPSMTYTCACYENADQTLEEAQENKYRLVFEKLGLQPGDRLLDIGCGWGSMVRYAARRGVKVIGATLSRSQADWAQKAIADEGLSELAEVRFTDYRDVPETGFDAISSIGLTEHIGVGNYPAYFSLLKSKLRDGGLLLNHCITRPDNKSQARAGGFIDRYVFPDGELTGSGRIISEMQNVGLEVRHEENLREHYERTLAGWCQNLVDNWDACVAEVGEGTARVWGLYMAGSRLGFERNAIQLHQVLAVKLDSNGRSHLPLRPWWS; encoded by the coding sequence ATGACAACTCTGAAAGCCTCCGGCTCCCCTGACCACAAGCTGGCCATCGCAGAGATTGTAGAAACTCTGTCCGACGGCGAGCTCCCCCTACGCTTCTCCGCATACGACGGCAGTGCAGTCGGCCCGGAAGACGCCCCCTACGGACTGCATCTCAAGTCCACCCGTGGCACTACCTACTTGGCTACGGCTCCGGGCGACCTCGGCATGGCCCGCGCGTATGTGTCCGGCGATCTCGAGGCGAGCGGCGTTCACCCCGGCGACCCGTACGAAATCCTTCGGGTGATGGGTGACGAACTGCAATTCCGTCGCCCGTCCGCGAAGACGCTCGCGACGATCACCCGGTCGCTCGGCTGGGATCTGCTGCGCCCCATCGCACCGCCTCCTCAGGAACACCTGCCGCGGTGGCGTCGAATCGCGGAAGGATTGCGGCACTCCAAGTCTCGTGACGCCGATGCGATCCACCACCACTACGACGTCTCGAACACCTTCTACGAACATGTCCTTGGGCCGTCCATGACATACACGTGCGCGTGCTACGAGAACGCCGACCAGACGCTCGAAGAGGCGCAGGAGAACAAGTACCGCCTCGTCTTCGAGAAGCTCGGCCTCCAGCCCGGCGATCGACTCCTCGACATCGGTTGCGGTTGGGGCTCGATGGTCCGCTACGCCGCGCGGCGCGGCGTCAAGGTCATCGGCGCCACCCTGTCCCGCTCCCAGGCCGACTGGGCGCAGAAGGCCATCGCCGACGAAGGACTGTCCGAACTGGCCGAGGTGCGGTTCACCGACTACCGCGACGTGCCCGAGACGGGATTCGACGCGATCTCGTCCATCGGCCTGACCGAGCACATCGGTGTCGGCAACTACCCGGCCTACTTCAGCCTGCTCAAGAGCAAGCTCCGCGACGGCGGTCTGCTGCTGAACCACTGCATCACCCGGCCCGACAACAAGAGCCAGGCACGTGCGGGCGGGTTCATCGACCGATACGTCTTCCCGGACGGGGAACTCACCGGTTCCGGGCGGATCATCTCCGAGATGCAGAACGTAGGCCTCGAAGTCCGGCACGAGGAGAACCTGCGCGAGCACTACGAGCGGACCCTCGCCGGCTGGTGTCAGAACCTGGTCGACAACTGGGACGCCTGCGTTGCCGAGGTCGGTGAGGGCACCGCCCGCGTCTGGGGTCTGTACATGGCCGGATCACGGCTCGGCTTCGAACGCAACGCGATTCAGCTTCACCAGGTTCTCGCCGTCAAGCTCGACTCCAACGGTCGGTCGCACCTTCCCCTCCGCCCCTGGTGGTCGTAG
- a CDS encoding YbaB/EbfC family nucleoid-associated protein has protein sequence MQPGGQPDMSQLLAQAQQMQQQLMAAQQEIAGAEVTGQAGGGLVTATVKGTGEVIGLKIDPKVVDPDDIETLQDLVIGAIEDASSKAQEIAAQKLGPLAGGFGGGGLPGLPGF, from the coding sequence GTGCAACCAGGTGGACAACCCGACATGTCGCAGCTTCTCGCGCAGGCACAGCAGATGCAGCAGCAACTGATGGCCGCCCAGCAGGAGATAGCCGGTGCCGAGGTCACCGGGCAGGCCGGCGGCGGACTCGTGACTGCGACAGTCAAGGGAACAGGCGAAGTGATCGGTCTGAAGATCGATCCCAAGGTCGTCGATCCGGACGACATCGAGACTCTGCAGGACCTCGTGATCGGCGCGATCGAGGATGCGTCGAGCAAGGCGCAGGAGATCGCGGCGCAGAAGCTCGGTCCGCTCGCGGGTGGATTTGGTGGTGGCGGCCTGCCCGGTCTTCCCGGGTTCTAG
- a CDS encoding MFS transporter, whose product MLAFAGVFQAVLQTVMVPLLPSMPAFTGASPTSVSWLITTTLLVGAVVTPIFGRLADMFGKKRMLLVALVIMTLGAVICASTSNIALLIFARGLQGAGAAVIPVGISILRDELPPEKINRAIAMMSSTLGIGTALGIPVAAAIARYSNWHVLFWIIAAIGLAVTTAAALFIRESELRSGGRFDGVGAVGLTAALVCLLVPITQGSSWGWGSPAVLGMFASSVFLFVLWGFQQMQNRNPLVDLRVSARRSVLLPNVTALLVGFAFYGNALITTQLLQAPPGEAGYGLTILEAALAQLPTSLAMIVFAQVGARMSERYGPKVTVLAGAVFLLVGYALHAVPNKPLWTVIAALAIAAVGTAFVYSTLPMLIIRAVPLTQMAAANGVNVLLRTVGTTMCSAVVATVLAASMVGVVVSPVGFSLAYGICAVLAALVFAAALALPGHGRAQKSPAEPVVA is encoded by the coding sequence ATCCTCGCCTTCGCGGGCGTGTTTCAGGCCGTCCTGCAGACGGTGATGGTGCCCCTGCTGCCCAGCATGCCGGCATTCACTGGGGCGAGTCCGACGTCCGTGTCCTGGCTCATCACCACCACTCTTCTCGTCGGCGCGGTGGTCACCCCGATTTTCGGCCGTCTCGCCGACATGTTCGGCAAGAAGCGGATGCTGCTTGTCGCCCTGGTGATCATGACGCTCGGTGCGGTGATCTGTGCGTCGACGTCGAACATCGCGTTGCTGATCTTCGCGCGCGGACTCCAGGGAGCCGGCGCCGCCGTCATCCCGGTCGGGATCTCGATTCTCCGCGACGAATTGCCGCCCGAGAAGATCAACAGAGCTATCGCGATGATGAGTTCGACTCTCGGGATCGGAACAGCTCTCGGGATCCCCGTCGCAGCCGCGATTGCCAGGTATTCCAACTGGCACGTGCTGTTCTGGATCATCGCAGCGATCGGCCTGGCGGTTACCACGGCGGCTGCGTTGTTCATTCGCGAATCGGAACTTCGCTCCGGGGGACGTTTCGACGGCGTCGGCGCGGTGGGGCTGACCGCGGCCCTCGTCTGCCTGCTCGTCCCGATCACACAGGGCAGCTCGTGGGGTTGGGGCAGCCCCGCCGTGCTGGGCATGTTCGCTTCCTCTGTGTTCCTGTTCGTACTCTGGGGATTTCAGCAGATGCAGAATCGGAATCCGCTCGTCGACCTGCGTGTGTCGGCCCGCAGATCCGTGCTGCTGCCGAACGTGACCGCCCTCCTCGTAGGGTTCGCGTTCTACGGAAACGCCTTGATCACCACGCAACTACTGCAGGCGCCGCCCGGAGAGGCCGGCTACGGCCTGACGATCCTCGAGGCGGCGCTGGCCCAGTTACCGACCAGTCTGGCGATGATCGTTTTTGCCCAGGTGGGCGCCCGAATGTCCGAACGCTACGGCCCCAAGGTGACGGTCCTGGCGGGCGCGGTCTTTCTCCTGGTCGGCTATGCGCTCCACGCGGTTCCGAACAAGCCGCTGTGGACGGTGATCGCCGCACTTGCAATCGCGGCGGTGGGCACCGCGTTCGTGTACAGCACGCTGCCGATGCTGATCATCCGTGCCGTGCCGCTCACGCAGATGGCCGCTGCCAACGGTGTCAACGTACTGCTGAGGACGGTCGGAACCACCATGTGCAGTGCGGTGGTCGCGACAGTCCTCGCGGCGAGCATGGTGGGCGTGGTTGTCTCACCGGTCGGCTTCTCGCTCGCCTACGGAATCTGCGCCGTTCTGGCGGCCCTGGTCTTTGCGGCCGCCTTGGCGCTACCGGGACACGGCCGGGCGCAGAAGAGTCCGGCGGAGCCCGTTGTGGCGTAG